The sequence GGTTGGAATGAGTCGCTCTTTCAAGAAGGGCGTTTACCTAACCGCCATGATCTCGATCAGGCGACAACTGAACATCCAGTATTGCTGAAGCGCTTTTTCAACATGGATGTTGTTAACTCACGAGCATTAGCGTTAGCAGGTGTGACTGCGGCGATGCCTGATCCGAGTGGTGGGAAGATTGAGCGTGAACCTGATGGTTCACCGACGGGGCTTCTCCGTGCTGCGGCAAAAGAACTCTGCCGACGCTTGATCCCGCGCCCCACTCAGGCTGAGTGTGTGGAGGCTCTGGCAGTGGCCGGACAAGCGTATCTTTCCTACGGTATCACTAGCATCCTCGATCCAGGCTTACAGCCATGGGAAATCCAGGCCTATCTGGCGGCTCGGCGGGCCGGTCGCTTACCAGTACGGGCATGTCTCCTTGTTTCCTGGCATGGTTTCCGTGAGAGTGAAACACGTGCTGAGCTTGATGAGCGTGCGGCTGCACTTGGTGGCTTAAGTGGTTTAGGTGATGAGTGGCTACGTATCGGTGGTTTAAAGATGGCAATTGATGGAGGCACTACATCACACACGGCGTGGATGTTTCAGCCTTTTTTGGGTGAGGATAGAGTTTACAACTACAATCGGCTCGATCCGAAGGATCTGCGCGAATTCTTCACCCGTGGTCATAAACTCGGCTGGGACATTGGTATTCACGCAATCGGTGATCGAGCACATCATGAAGCGGCTCGTGCTTTTGCCGAAGTACTTTCTGCCCATCCGGGTGAGCATCGTCATCATTTGATTCACGGCTATTTTGCGACTGAAGAGAGTTTACAGCATATGGCGCGTCATGGCCTTGCTGTCGTCATTCAACCGACCTTTATCTACTACGAAGGAGATGATCTGTTTCGTGATGTTGGCCCGGAACTAGCAGCTCGTTACAAACCGATGCGAACCTATCTCGATCATGGCATTCGGGTAGTAGCGACCAGTGATGTACCTAGCACAGTACATTTCAATCCCTTCATTGGTCTGTACAGTCTGGTGACGAGGAAAAGTTGGAAAGGTACCTTAATTGCTCCTGATCAAGCGGTGAGTCGTGAAGAGGCGCTCTATGCTTATACAGTAGCTGGCGCCTGGTTAACTCGTGAAGAACATCTGAAAGGTCCCCTCGCACCTGGTTTTCTCGCTGACATGGCTGTTCTTGATCGCGACTATTTTACGTGTCCCGCCGAGGAAATTAAGCAGATTCAGGTTGAGATGACTATTTTGGGAGGGAATATTGTATACATGCGTGACGGTTTTAGCAAGCGTTAAGGTGACCCAATGACACACTCTACGTCTGCAACGTCGGGCGATCTATACGCAGCGGGGTCAGTGCGTTAGGGAAGATACCGGTCTGCACTGCCTCAGCAAGATAACGGCCGACGATAGCAGCGAATGGCATGCCGTGACCAGAAAAACCGCCGACTGCGAACAGACCAGAATAAGGATGGTAGACAATTGGCAAATAGTCGGAGGTAAAGGCCATTGCACCTGACCAGCGACGTTCGATGGCAATACCGGCGAGCGTTGGGAACAGGCGGCCAAGACTTGTCTCGAGTGCTCCCTGTACTTCAGAGCTAACTTCACCGGCTGGAACACCAACATCGTTATTCGGCGCAATAGCACGACAACCACCAAATAGAACCTGACCACCAGGTACTTGTTGCCCGTATTCACCAGTTGAGGTTAGATTGGCGCCGAAGCCACACGCAATAAATGGCGTAACCGGCGCCGTGCAGAGCATCTGTCCACGCACCATCTGAATCTGCTGGGCCAGTTCTGGCAGTACTTCACCACTCCAGGCATTGACGGCAACGACAGCGGCAGCCACCTCAATCGAGCCACAGTCGGTTTCAAGGAGTAGACTATTATTGGTGACGACGATGCGTTGAAGTGTGACACCCCAACTGCACTGAGCGCCATAGCGTTGGGCAGCGGCAATCAAACCGTATACTAAGCGACCCGAATGTACCGTACCGGCAGCAGGATTGAAGCGGGCGCCACTCACGGCGGCGCCGAGAGGGATAGAAACCAACTCTTGCGCAGCATCCCGATCAAGCAACTGCGCCGGAAATCCGTCAGCCTGTAGTGCAGCGACAGTCGCACCGGCAAGAGTCAATTGCGCTTCACCGATTGCAAGATTAAGATTACCGTGCAAACGGAGATCGCATTCGATCTGCTCTTGCTGGATCAGTTCAACCATCAGACGCTGACCGGCCAGGCTGAGTGCATAGAGTTCGCGGGCCGTGGCTGCTCCGTAGCGGGCCGTGGCCGCCAGATAGTTCTCGGCTAGACCGGCGGCCAGAATACCGCCATTGTTTCCACTTGCGCCGGCTGCCGGCCCGTGACGATCAATGATCAGCGGTTTCAGGCCAGCTCGTGCCAGCCAGAGTGCAGTAGCGGCGCCAACGACACCAGCACCGACCACAACGACACCAGCAGTTGGCGGCAGGTCGATCCCAGTTAGTGATGGTTGGTTGAGCGTTGCATGCCAGTACGAAAGCAACATACTATTCCCATGGAGAACACTGCTTCTTCTTTCTATTGTAGCGCAAGTTTTTCATGGGTGAGATAACTGTTCACTGCACCACAATTCGCAACTGTTCGCCTTGATGTACTGAACAGATCAGCTCGTAAGTGCCGGGATTCCAGTAACGTTGTACGAAACGTTGACCGGGCACGATTTTGAACGGGCCGATAGTGACCTCTTCGCTATCATTGTTCTGAATAATTAGCGTATCATGCTGACGCAGATCGATGACAATCGTAGACGGAAAGATGTTCACCGTTTCACCAGCAGCGATGCGGGCAGCAGTGCCAGGTGGTATCTCAAAGATCAACTGGCGCTGGCGGTCAGTTGTGGCTTGCCAGAGAAAGAAACCGCCCACGCCAATCATGGCGATAGTTGCCAGTAAGATAATGACCCGCGCTCGCGTACTAAGGATGGTATTCGACGCCATAGCACATATCCTGTTGC comes from Chloroflexus sp. Y-396-1 and encodes:
- a CDS encoding amidohydrolase, which encodes MLLARDLAPDLILYNATIYTLYQPLPRCHAVACKDGRVIALGSDEAVLALAGSTTLQIDLKGRSVIPGMNDAHNHMLEMGLKLKRIGLDDCTSIAELIERVRAAAAITPAGEWIVGEGWNESLFQEGRLPNRHDLDQATTEHPVLLKRFFNMDVVNSRALALAGVTAAMPDPSGGKIEREPDGSPTGLLRAAAKELCRRLIPRPTQAECVEALAVAGQAYLSYGITSILDPGLQPWEIQAYLAARRAGRLPVRACLLVSWHGFRESETRAELDERAAALGGLSGLGDEWLRIGGLKMAIDGGTTSHTAWMFQPFLGEDRVYNYNRLDPKDLREFFTRGHKLGWDIGIHAIGDRAHHEAARAFAEVLSAHPGEHRHHLIHGYFATEESLQHMARHGLAVVIQPTFIYYEGDDLFRDVGPELAARYKPMRTYLDHGIRVVATSDVPSTVHFNPFIGLYSLVTRKSWKGTLIAPDQAVSREEALYAYTVAGAWLTREEHLKGPLAPGFLADMAVLDRDYFTCPAEEIKQIQVEMTILGGNIVYMRDGFSKR
- a CDS encoding FAD-binding oxidoreductase, which produces MLLSYWHATLNQPSLTGIDLPPTAGVVVVGAGVVGAATALWLARAGLKPLIIDRHGPAAGASGNNGGILAAGLAENYLAATARYGAATARELYALSLAGQRLMVELIQQEQIECDLRLHGNLNLAIGEAQLTLAGATVAALQADGFPAQLLDRDAAQELVSIPLGAAVSGARFNPAAGTVHSGRLVYGLIAAAQRYGAQCSWGVTLQRIVVTNNSLLLETDCGSIEVAAAVVAVNAWSGEVLPELAQQIQMVRGQMLCTAPVTPFIACGFGANLTSTGEYGQQVPGGQVLFGGCRAIAPNNDVGVPAGEVSSEVQGALETSLGRLFPTLAGIAIERRWSGAMAFTSDYLPIVYHPYSGLFAVGGFSGHGMPFAAIVGRYLAEAVQTGIFPNALTPLRIDRPTLQT